The Arachis hypogaea cultivar Tifrunner chromosome 16, arahy.Tifrunner.gnm2.J5K5, whole genome shotgun sequence genome contains a region encoding:
- the LOC112755491 gene encoding uncharacterized protein — MSFKSALFPHLALLILFFSASHAFDIAQMLSQYPEFSSFKKLLTDTKIVDQINSRKSVTVMVMDNAAMSAVAGKSPDTIKAILMTHVILDYYDERKLMLAQGSNVLLTTLYQTTGLAVNNQGFIKVALVGEGEIAFGCAAPGSPLDVKLVQTVTTQPYDISILQVTKPIIWLGQDAAKPGGSQGPNATAATGTGSVATKPVPSQGAATSPIPAQGGGASSSAVKPASSQGASSPIPSQGANAPKGAASGTTKPIPIPPQAATPAAAGTKPVPSSTGHGANASSSANGTAVNPVPSTANSSTSAAPTKSGGNAPSPAQGRGGNAPSPAQGRSSSTSPPSSSPGASSPSGAGGGGGSSGVSPSPGSASSIAPTPVAVSPSGDTINPAAPNAGPTSNAGAPDSSGISPGPAIDGPTAISPSDAAADAPPSFGSSSRTKISLFGAVITGFASLFVVL; from the coding sequence atgagtttCAAAAGTGCATTGTTTCCACACTTGGCACTTCTTATCCTATTCTTTTCTGCCTCACATGCATTTGACATTGCACAAATGCTATCACAATATCCAGAGTTTTCATCATTCAAGAAACTCCTAACGGATACAAAGATTGTGGACCAAATCAACAGCCGGAAAAGCGTGACGGTGATGGTGATGGACAACGCTGCTATGAGCGCCGTAGCCGGAAAGTCACCAGATACCATCAAGGCGATCCTGATGACTCACGTGATTCTTGATTATTACGACGAAAGGAAGCTTATGTTAGCGCAAGGCAGCAATGTTTTACTCACCACGCTTTATCAAACCACAGGGCTTGCCGTAAACAATCAAGGATTCATCAAGGTAGCCCTTGTCGGCGAAGGCGAAATCGCCTTCGGCTGCGCGGCACCTGGCTCCCCCTTAGATGTCAAGCTTGTTCAAACTGTAACCACCCAACCCTACGACATCTCAATTCTTCAGGTTACAAAACCTATTATATGGCTTGGCCAAGATGCTGCGAAACCCGGTGGATCTCAGGGACCAAATGCTACAGCGGCAACAGGAACAGGTTCAGTCGCAACCAAACCAGTACCTTCACAAGGTGCTGCAACTTCACCGATTCCGGCACAGGGAGGAGGAGCTTCATCAAGTGCAGTAAAACCAGCATCTTCACAAGGAGCATCTTCACCGATTCCATCACAAGGCGCAAATGCACCCAAAGGAGCAGCTTCAGGGACTACAAAGCCGATTCCGATTCCTCCACAAGCTGCAACTCCGGCCGCCGCGGGAACAAAACCGGTGCCTTCAAGTACAGGACATGGAGCAAATGCGTCTAGTTCGGCCAACGGAACCGCTGTGAATCCAGTGCCTTCAACTGCAAATTCCTCCACATCTGCTGCTCCTACAAAAAGCGGTGGAAATGCACCAAGCCCGGCTCAAGGGCGCGGCGGAAATGCACCAAGTCCGGCACAAGGAAGATCATCGTCAACCTCACCACCATCGTCTTCACCAGGTGCAAGTTCACCAAGTGGAGCAGGCGGTGGTGGTGGTTCGAGTGGTGTGTCACCATCACCGGGTTCAGCAAGTTCAATCGCACCAACACCGGTGGCTGTTTCACCTTCTGGAGACACCATTAACCCAGCTGCACCGAATGCAGGGCCAACATCAAATGCAGGAGCACCTGATTCATCGGGTATTTCTCCGGGTCCAGCCATTGATGGTCCTACAGCAATAAGCCCTTCAGATGCTGCTGCAGACGCACCTCCTTCTTTTGGTAGTTCTTCACGCACCAAGATTAGTTTGTTTGGTGCGGTTATTACGGGTTTTGCTTCTCTTTTCGTAGTTTTgtaa